From Scleropages formosus chromosome 1, fSclFor1.1, whole genome shotgun sequence, a single genomic window includes:
- the LOC108931889 gene encoding zinc finger protein 750-like encodes MNTAKERKPKKPHYIPRPPGKPYKYHCFQCPFTCNEKSHLFNHMKYDLCKNSISISQVVKQPKTPVDSPPAVSTPAESVDKTTTAAPPATTSLSTSITTPVPSNCPGEQNQSLLTDVRGRNAEVEERDRSPKQRANESSPESKAEMLDEEAEKIPARSSAFSAISNHREDNKDLAPPAPKPESLFQTVAPFYHPSSIWRPTPTFIPHPPFDHKHSKVPGSSYPAPIFPEYPAYLLPDASLLPLYQPFMMQEQDRIHGVRPYILDPHRPLLSRPLFTTPALHPLTEQQYRFIQSPHQVHPVHYGLYRTPDQPHPCFLGVENLRPDMYSRPLGSGDYGLYQTLQPHAERKSTGPPILDQAEGKGLRMSPKVGCAASGSPDRPSTSDFAQKESNSCPVPGKDSSLLHPSTKGVVTSQPVRKESTAPGRLSPSPGQEDQAQDTGRSEEPEESTSNESGEPEAGKEKEEQDTAEEAEEEEGEEQEDTGPLNLSKKHDTSLHSSRGHSPRPQDLHQDMPLNLSLRASPDHQLCCRGGSLEPGHLTANQTPYGEKVPAPDSCEEQKQTAAVALCQLASSVLCNSSPSGPSCQQIGEVRGPTPPPTPKSEPAAPYNACSKVLKRPSCRASHKPVQQHSKKAKVSMSSRPSRKKSRCT; translated from the exons ATGAACACGGCTAAGGAACGCAAGCCCAAGAAGCCCCACTACATCCCCCGGCCCCCAGGAAAGCCATACAAGTACCATTGCTTCCAGTGCCCCTTCACTTGCAACGAAAAGTCTCACCTCTTCAACCACATGAAGTATGACCTGTGCAAGaactccatctccatctcccaAGTGGTGAAACAACCTAAGACCCCAGTGGACAGCCCTCCCGCTGTCAGCACTCCAGCTGAATCTGTAGACAAAACCACAACTGCGGCTCCACCCGCAACCACGTCCTTAAGCACATCCATAACCACACCTGTGCCATCTAACTGCCccggagagcagaaccagaGCCTCTTGACGGATGTTAGAGGAAGGAATGCCGAGGTGGAGGAACGAGACAGGAGCCCCAAGCAGCGTGCCAATGAAAGCTCACCAGAGTCAAAGGCGGAGATGCTAGACGAAGAGGCCGAGAAGATCCCGGCACGGTCCTCGGCCTTTTCCGCCATCTCCAACCACCGAGAAGACAACAAAGACTTGGCGCCACCTGCACCCAAACCCGAGAGCTTATTCCAGACTGTTGCCCCATTCTATCACCCGAGCTCGATCTGGCGTCCCACTCCCACATTCATCCCCCACCCTCCCTTTGACCACAAACACAGCAAGGTACCGGGATCCAGCTACCCTGCTCCCATTTTTCCTGAGTACCCGGCCTACTTGCTCCCCGACGCCTCGCTGCTCCCACTCTACCAGCCCTTCATGATGCAGGAACAAGACAGGATACACGGTGTCCGCCCCTACATCCTGGACCCGCACAGGCCGCTGCTCTCTCGGCCCCTGTTTACCACACCTGCGCTCCACCCGCTGACAGAGCAGCAGTATCGGTTCATCCAGTCACCCCACCAGGTGCACCCAGTCCACTACGGCCTGTACCGTACTCCGGATCAGCCCCATCCCTGTTTCTTGGGGGTGGAGAACTTGCGACCTGATATGTACAGTAGGCCCTTGGGGTCTGGTGACTATGGCCTTTACCAGACTCTGCAACCTCATGCCGAGCGCAAGAGCACAGGTCCTCCCATTCTGGACCAGGCAGAGGGGAAGGGACTGAGGATGAGCCCCAAGGTGGGCTGCGCTGCCTCAGGTTCTCCAGACCGGCCCAGTACCAGTGACTTTGCTCAGAAGGAGTCCAACAGCTGCCCAGTGCCGGGCAAAGATTCATCTTTATTGCACCCATCGACTAAAGGTGTTGTCACCTCACAGCCAGTGAGGAAAGAATCAACTGCCCCTGGAAGATTATCTCCCAGTCCAGGTCAAGAGGACCAGGCACAGGACACGGGGAG GTCAGAAGAGCCAGAAGAGTCTACTTCGAATGAGTCAGGAGAGCCCGAAGCTggaaaggagaaagaagagcaAGACACTGCAGAggaggctgaggaggaggagggggaggaacaGGAGGACACTGGTCCACTGAACCTCTCGAAGAAGCATGACACAAGCCTCCACAGCAGCAGGGGACACAGTCCACGTCCCCAGGACCTTCATCAGGACATGCCACTGAACCTGTCTTTGAGGGCCTCTCCGGACCACCAGCTCTGCTGTCGCGGGGGTAGTCTGGAACCGGGGCACTTGACAGCGAACCAGACACCCTACGGTGAGAAGGTACCAGCCCCGGATTCGTGCGAGGAGCAGAAGCAGACGGCGGCCGTCGCGCTCTGCCAGCTGGCCAGCTCCGTCCTTTGCAACTCAAGTCCAAGTGGTCCCTCCTGCCAGCAAATCGGGGAAGTCAGAGGCCCGACCCCACCCCCTACCCCGAAATCTGAGCCGGCGGCACCATACAACGCCTGCAGCAAGGTTCTGAAGAGACCCAGCTGTAGAGCATCCCACAAACCTGTCCAGCAGCACTCCAAGAAGGCCAAGGTGTCCATGTCCAGCCGGCCCTCGAGGAAGAAGTCCCGCTGCACCTGA